acacccggctaatttttgtatttttagtagagatggggtttcaccattttggccaggctggtcttgaactcctgacctcaggtgacccacctacctcggcctcccaaagtgctgggattacaggcatgagccaccatgcccagtcttttttttttttttttttttttttaagacagagtctggctctgttgcccaggctggagtgcaatggcacgatcttggctcactgcaagatccacctcccgggttcaagcgattctcctgcctcagcctccaaagtagctgggattactgacactcaccaccacgcctggctaattttttgtatttttagtagagacagggtttcaccgtgttagccgggatggtctcgatctcctgacctcgtgatccacctgccttggcctcccaaagtgctgggattacaggcgtgagccaccgcgcccggccaaaaaattcTATGTAATtcataggtcaaagaagaaataacaaagggCATTTTTTTAAAACGCTAGAACTGAGTGGTGGTGAAATTGCTGttacaggcgcagtggctcacgcctgtaatctcagcactttgggaggccgaggcaggtggatcacgaggtcaggagatcgagaccatcctggctaacacggtgaaaccccgtctctactaaaaatacaaaaaattagccaggcgtggtggcgggcgcctgcagtcccagctactccggaggctgaggcaggagaatggcgcgaacccgggaggcggagcttgcagtgagccgagatcagccactgcactccagcctgagcgaaagagccagactctgtctcaaaaaaaaaaaaaaaaaagaaaaaaaagaaattgctgttGAAATGTGTGTGTTGCACTGATggaaatttataaatgtaaatatttatattgaaatataaaataatgggccaggcatagtggctcacacctgtaatctcagtactttgggaggccaaggcgggagggccatgaagcccaggagttcaagacccgcccagtgtacaaagtgagacccagtctctagtTAACAAAGAGGGggagggggccgggcacggtgctcacacctgtaattccagcactttgggaggccaaggcaggtggatcacctgaggtcaggagtccaagaccagcccggccaaggtggtgaaaccccgtctctactaaaaatacaaaattagcttggtatggtggcgggagcctgtaatcccagctacttggaaggctagggcaggagaatcgcttgaacctgggaggcagaggttgcagtgagccaagatcatgccactgcactccagcctgggcaacaacagagagatttcatctcaaaataaataaataaaagaaaatacaaatttttttaaaaaggtactgtggctgggcgtggtggttcacacctgtaatcccagcacttcgggaagccgaggcaggtggatctcagatcaggagttcaggaagagcctggccaacatggtgaaaacctatctgtactaaaaattagcctggcatggtggcaggtgcctgtaggaGGCTGAGCAAGAGACTTGCTTGAGacctggaagcggaggttgcagtgagccgagaccacaccactgcactccagcctgggcaacagagcgagagtctgtctcaaaaaggaaacaaaaaaaaagtacctcCAAATTATGGTAGGGTGCCCATAttaagaagatagaaaaaagtGGGGGgaagtggctcgtgcctgtaatcccagcactttgggaggctgaggcgggtggatcacctgaggtcaggagttcaagaacagcctgaccaacagggtatggtgaaaccccgtctctactagaactacaaaattagccgggcatggtggtgcatgcctgtaatcccagctacacaggagtctgaggcaggagaatcacaggaaaccggcaggcagaggttgcagtgagctgagatcgcaccattgcactccagcctgggcgacaagagcaaaactccgtctcaaaaaagaaaaaagaaaaaaagaaaaagaatttattgaAATGTGCAGTCTGAAAACTGCTCCTGGCACATTTTCATTCATCCTTCCTATTCTCTCCATCCCtcacttctttttgtttgtttgttttgagacagagtttcgctcttgttgcccaggctggagtgcaatggcacgatctcagttcactgcaacctctgcctcccaggttccagcgattttcctgcctcagcctccagaatagctggaattacaggcacctgccactacgcctagctaattttttgtgtatttttagtagagatggggtttcaccatgttggtaaggctggtctcgaactcctgacctcaggtgatccacccccaccaccctcggcctcccgaagtgctgggattacaggcatgaaccaccacgcccggcccctcactttctttttttctttctttcttttttgtttgtttgtttttgagacggagtctcgctctgttgcccaggctggagtgcagtggcgcgatctcggctcactgcaagctccgtctcccgggttcacgccattctcctgcctcagcctcttgagtagctgggactacaggcgcccaccaccacgcccggctaattttttgtatttttagtaaagacgggatttcaccgtgttagccaggatggtctcgatctcctgacctcgtgattcgtccgcctcggcctcccaaagtgctgggattacaggcgtgagccactgcgcctggctataTGTTTACAAAATTAATActgccagccaggcacggtggctcacgcctgtaatcccagcactttaggaggctgaggctggcagatcacctgaggtcaggagtttgagaccagcctggccagcatggcaaaaccccgtctctactgaaaaaaatacaaaaattagccaggcgttgtggcgcatgcttgtaatctcagctactcgggaggctgaggcaggggaatcgcttgaacccggcaggcggaggctgcggggagccaagatcgtgccattgcactccagcctggggaacagagcaagactccactaaaaaaaaaaaaaaaattagtactgTGAATGTGAAACTGATGAACTTGGTGCTTTTCATGCGTCTCATAGTTGACGTGTCATTGATATTTCACTTGAAATACGGTtggatttttattaataatatatctGGGGTGATGGGAGAAGGTAGCCAATCACAGCTGAGGCTTCTAAGCGGTGATTCTCAGCCTCAGCGGCAATCACAATTATCTGGGGCTCTCGAAAGAACTCCAGGGTCTGGGCAGCGCCAGTCTGACCAATCAAGCAGAATCTCTGGGCGTTCGTGCTTTGAAATGAGGCTCCAGATAGGTAAGTTTAACAGGCAGCCAAGATTGAGAACCACAGGTGGAGATGGGGAAGCTCAGGTGAGGAATCGCCGcccaccaccccccgcccccaaatGACCTCTCAGTAGTTCCGGTGGATACAGGAAGTGCTCAGCAAGGATTACGCCCCGAGGGCCAATCACAGGGCTGCGGCCGAAAGAGAAGCCTTATTAGAGCTTTCTCCACCTACAGCCCCCATCGCCGCCGGAGAGTAGGGCCAGGTGTTGGGTGGTGAGTAGCTCTCCGGCAAGTCTGCAActgcatttgtttatttctccattCCATAGTTGGtaaaatttctccttttatttcatatattttttttttttgggacgaagtctcgctctgtcgcccaggctggagtgaggtggcgcgatctcgggtcactgcaagctccgcctcccgggttcccgccattctcctgcctcagcctcccgagtagctgggactacaggcgcccgccaccacgcccggataatttttttgtatttttagtagagacggggtttcaccatgttggccaggctggtctcagtcttctgatcttgtgatccgcccgcctcggcctcccaaggtgccgggattacaggcgtgagccaccgcgcccagcctttttttttttttttcttttttgagggtcttactctgtttcccaggctggagcgcagtggcaggatctcggctcactgaagccttgacctctcaggctcaagcaatcctcacacttcagcctctgaagtagctgggaccgtgGGAGGGTGCCACCACATCTGTTCTggctaataataatattattaccaCTGTTTGTAGAGACTCACTAGATGTAGGGTCTTAGTATGTTGCcgaagctggtctctaactcctgggctcaagcgatcttcatgcctcagactcccaaagttctgggattacaggcaggagccaccgcgcctggcctaaatctTTTCTTCTGTTAGAAACTCAGTGGTCTGCCTGTctcagtgactcacgcctgtaatcgcagcgctttgggaggccgaggcgggcggatcacctgaggtcgggagttcgagaccagcctgatcaacatgtagaaaccccatctctcctaaaaatataaaattaggtgggcgtggtagcgcatgcctgtaatcccagctactcgggaggctgaggcaggagaatcacttgaacccgggaggcggaggttgtggggagccgagatcataccattgctctccagcctgcacagcaagagagaaactgtctcaaaaaataaaataaaattcagtggtTCTGACTTGGGAAAGAGTAGCAGATGCTTAGATCTAGAGAGACTCTACGTTGGCTCACAAGAGGATAGTTTTGTGTGCTTTATTTCTGTTCTCTTGGGGGATTTAGGATAGAGCTATAGagagctccaaaaaaaaaatatgttggaaCAGGTCAGATGCTGAGGTTGCTGTGTGTGGAGTCCTGGGCGGTGCTAAGGTTTTGTGTCTAATGAGTCCTCTTAACAGAAGGTATTGTCTTTTATTCACTGGGGCGACAGAGCCTCTTAGCAGCGTTCTAGTCCAGCTTCCGGACCTGAGTCTTATGCAAATACCTATGCCAGTTGCCATTCTCACGCTATTCACAGCTATCATATAGAGAGGTGTTACACCCTTTCTGTAAAGTTTTTGTTGctactgctatttttttttttttttttttttgagacaaagtctagctctgtttcccaggctggagtacaatggtgctatctcagctgactgcaacctccacctcccaggttcaagcaattctctcagcctcctaagtagctgggactacagccgcctgTCAgcaacctggctaattttcgtatttttagtcgatatagggtttcactatgttggccaggctggtctcaagctccagacctcaggtgatcctcccatctcggcctcccaaagtgctgcgattacaggcgtgagccaccccacccggccctGTTGTcgtttttaaaatagagacagggtcttatgttgccaggctggtctggaacttctggactggagtgatccacccacctcagcttcccaaagtgcggggattacaagcgtcagccaccacccccagtgttgtgtttttgtttgttttacctggctggagtgcagtggtgtgaccaaagctcactgcagccttaacttccctggctcaggtgatcctcccacctcagcctcctcagtagctgggactacaggtgcatgccactatgcccagcacatttttttttttttttttttttgtagagacagggttttgccatgttgcccaggctggtcttagactcCAAGCAATcaccccaccttggcttcccaaagtgttggggttccaggtgtgagccatggcccCCCGGCCAGCTTCAGTACAGTAAAAGCCACACACCTGTGTCCTGAGACCAGGCTCCACCACTAACTCATcttcaagcctttttttttttttttttttttttgagacagtttcactcttgtcaccccaggctggagtgcagcggtgccatgtcagctcaccacaacctccgcctcccactcgggttcaagcgattctcctgcctcagcctcccaagtagctggaactacaggcgcctgccaccacactcggctaattttttgtattttcagtagagacggggtttcactgtgttagcaaggatggtctcgatctcctgacctcatgatccgcccgcctcggcctcccaaagtgctgggattacaggcgtgagccaccgcgctgggctgTGTGTTTGCATTTTCTTATTCACCCCAGTTTTCACAAAGTGTCTTGTCTCCTGGGTGATCCACATAGCTCCCCACTTCCTCATCTGATCTATGCTTGTCCTTTCATTGTTGTGTTACTACTTTGCTATAATGAGAGAGTGTTTTCGCTTTACAGGTTAACTTTTAGAACCTGAGCAGCCCCTCGGAGAAAACCCTGACagtagctggttattttgcaattagaaaaactagctgggcaccaaggcgggtgaatcacgaggtcaggagtttgagaccagcctggcaacttggcgaaacccccatctctactaaaaatacaaaaaattagctgggcatagtggtgaatgcctgtaatcccagctactcgggaggctgaggcaggagaattgcttgaatcccggaggcggaggttccagtgagccgagattacagcactgcactccagccagggtgacaaagtgagattccgtctcaaaaaaaaaaaaaatacagaaagtagctgagcgtggtggtgggtgcccataatcccagctactcgagaggctgaggcaggagaattgtttgaacctgggaagcagaggttgcagtgagctgagatcgtactactgcactccagcctgggcagcagagtgaaactgtctcaaaaataagtaataaaaataaaatgagttgaggtcttgctctgttgcccagatgggagtgcagtggcacaatcaaggctcactgcagtttcagtctcccaggctcaagtgatcctcccaccgcagcctcctgagtagctgggactacaggcatgtaccaccacccaCTGCtaacttattttttgtggagatgggggtctcactatgttgcccaggctgggagtttGTTCTTGAAGAAGCAGGGTAGATAGTGAGTGTCCTTGTTCATGGCACAGTGGGGACTGGCATTTGAGACAGGAGTGCTAATCACCATCCCTCTCCATTTCTCCCTTAATTCTCATCAGAGCTCCCACGTGGGACAAGATGGTGTCTTCGGCGCAGATGGGCTTCAACCTGCAGGCTCTCCTGGAGCAGCTCAGCCAGGATGAGTTGAGCAAGTTCAAGTTTCTGATCACGACCGCCTCCCTGGCACATGAGCTCCAGAAGATCCCCCACAAGGAGGTAGACAAGGCTGATGGGAAGCAACTGGCAGAAATCCTCACCAGCCATTGTGACAGCTACTGGGTGGAGATGGCGAGCATCCAGGTCTTTGAAAAGATGCACCGAATGGATCTGTCTCAGAGAGCAAAGGATGAACTCAGAGGTGAGTGGAAATCGGTCTACACTGTGTCCTAGGAGGAAGCAGGCGTCCTCTCCAGGACTTTAGAAATTCAGAaggccaggcgtgctggctcacgcctgtcatcccagcactttgggaggccgaggtggttggatcacctgagggtcaggagtttgagaccagccctgaccaacatggtgaaacagcatctctactaaaatacaaaaattagctgggtgtggtggcagacacctgtaatcccagctactcgggaggctgaggcaggagaatcacttaaatccaggaggcaggggttgctatgagccgagatcacgccattgcaccccagcctgggcaacaagagcaaaaattctgtctcagaaagaaaaaatggcattGAGGCTTGGAGAGGGACTGCTTGTTCTGAACACAGGTGCTGGATCTTCATAAACCCTGGTGTCTGTCCTGGTCCTTATTTTCTACCTATTTCTATCCCTTTCAGGTATCGTACAGTTGGCCTAACATATCTGTGGATTTAACCAATCCTAGATCAAAAATAATGGGGGCgaagacaattaaaaataacaatacaataaaatgcacatgAACTATGGTTATTTAACTCTTCttgagagaggatctcactctgtcacccaggatggagtacagtggcacaatctcagcttattgcaactcccacccccccgggttcaagcgattctcctgcatcagcctcttgaatagctagggttatacaggcacctgccactgcgcctggctaaattttgtattttaatagagatggggtttcactatgtcggccaggctggtcttgaaatcctgaccacgtgatcaacccgcctcagcctcccaatgtgctagaattacaggtgtgagccactatgcccagctatacttttttttgaaacggggtctcattttcttcctcaggctggagtacaatggggcaatcacagctcactgcagcctcgacctcccagacttgAGCAATCCTGCCACTATAGCCTCCCACTACACCTCActgattcttgtattttttttttttttttttgtagagatagggtttcaccatgttgcccaggctggtctcgaacttctgtaggctcaaccaatcctcctgccttggcttcccaaagtcctgggatcagaaacatgagccacagtgcctggccagtgCAGCTTTATTTACAGTAACCAAGATatagggtcagtctaagtgaccatcagtggatgaatagaAAATGTGCCTGTTGGGTACCCTGCCTACTGCCTGGGTTATGAGATTGTTGGGACCCCAAGCCTCAAAAAGGAAACAtggtaggctgggcgcagtggctcacgcctgtaatcccagcactttgggaggccaaggcgggtggatcacttgaggccaggagtttgagaccagtcaggccaatgtggtgaaaccctgtctctactaaaaatattttaaaaattagccgggcgtggtggcacactcctgtagtctcagctacttgggaggctgaggcaaggaggattgcttgaaccagggagtcagaggttgcagtgagccaagatcgtgccactgcactccagcctgggtgacagcaagactccatctcaaaaaaaaaaaaaaaaaaaaagaaacatggtattaattacacaatggaatactcctCAACCTTAAGGAAAtcctatctttttatttaaaaattgccagTTTTATTTCAGCTAGAGATCACTTTTTAACATAATGTTTCCTGTCTTTAACGATGggtgagggtttttttgttgttgttgtttggtttggattttggttttggttttgagacaaagtttcactctttgtGAAACATTGCGCCCAGGCTAaagcgcaatggcacaatctcggctcactgtgacctcctcgtcccgggtttaagtgattctcctgcctcagcctccagagtagctgggattacaggcgcccaccaccacgcccgctaatttttgtattttagtagagacaggatttcaccatgttgaccagactggtctcgaactcccgagttcaggtgatctgcccacctcggcctcccaaagtgttgggattacaggtgtgagcaaccatgcccggccgagGGTTTTTAACTCTAGCTGACCTCCGGAGGTTACAAGTTTGAAAACAGCAGGAGGGGAAACCCAGAGAGTTGTAAACTTACGAGGGTCTGGGctctgaaaaaaatgcaaattttctttCCATGCCGATAGCGCTCACACAAACATGGTGAATGTTCCTAAAACCCGCCGGACTTTCTGTAAGAAGTGTGGCAAGCACCAGCCCCACAAAGTGACACAGGGCAAGGATTCTTGGTATGCCCAGGGGAAGCAGTGTTATGACAGGAAGCAGAGTGGCTATGGTGGGCAGACTAAGCCGATTTTCCGGAAAAAGgctaaaactacaaagaagattGTGCTGAGGCTTGAGTGCCTTGAGCCCAACTGCAGATCTAAGAATGCTGCCTATTAAAAGATACAAgcagccgagcgcggtggctcacgcctgtaatcccaacactttgggaggccgaggtgggcggatcacaaggtcaggagtttgagaccagcctggccaaaatggtgaaaccccatctctactaaaaatgcaaaacttagccaggcatggtggtgtatgcttgtagtcccagctacttaggaagctgaggcaggagaatcgcttgaacctgggaggcagaggttgcagtgagccaagatcgtgccactccagcctgggcaacagagtgacactctgtctcaaaagatgCAAGCATTTTGAACTGGAAGGAGATAAGAGAAAGGAACAAGTGATCCAGTTCTAAGTGTCATCTTTTCTTTTATGAAGGCAATAAAATCTTGACCTTAtgttaaaatgcaaaatttttcCCCCCTTCTCCTTTTTCAGAAGCAGCTTTGAAATCGTTAAATAAAAGGAAGCCTCTATCATTAGGTAAGTTACCTCATTTATAACTTTTATTCTTCATGTGAGATCTGGGGACTCGGGCCTTTGTTTTAAGGAGAATGTGCCGAGCACTAAGAATGCAAAGAAATGC
This portion of the Pongo abelii isolate AG06213 chromosome 20, NHGRI_mPonAbe1-v2.0_pri, whole genome shotgun sequence genome encodes:
- the LOC103888693 gene encoding large ribosomal subunit protein eL42-like yields the protein MVNVPKTRRTFCKKCGKHQPHKVTQGKDSWYAQGKQCYDRKQSGYGGQTKPIFRKKAKTTKKIVLRLECLEPNCRSKKTLCLKRCKHFELEGDKRKEQVIQF